From the genome of Halorussus caseinilyticus, one region includes:
- a CDS encoding DoxX family protein: MAVETVSSVAFLVGRVLFGGVLAFTGVNHFLQADQMAGYAEAKGAPAPTLSVYGSGVLLVLGGASIVLGAFPLVGAAALVGFLVVATPMFHDFWSVEDPQQRQQEMTDFLKNVALIGGALVLLAVSGGSWPFAVGL, from the coding sequence ATGGCGGTCGAAACGGTCAGTTCGGTCGCGTTCCTCGTCGGTCGGGTGCTGTTCGGCGGCGTCCTCGCGTTCACGGGCGTCAATCACTTTCTACAGGCCGACCAGATGGCTGGCTACGCCGAGGCGAAGGGCGCGCCAGCGCCCACGCTGTCGGTGTACGGTTCGGGTGTCTTGCTCGTCCTCGGCGGCGCGTCTATCGTCCTCGGTGCGTTTCCGTTAGTCGGCGCGGCGGCCCTCGTCGGGTTCCTCGTCGTTGCCACGCCGATGTTTCACGACTTCTGGTCGGTCGAGGACCCCCAACAGCGCCAGCAGGAGATGACGGACTTCCTGAAGAACGTCGCGCTAATCGGCGGCGCGCTGGTTCTACTGGCGGTCAGCGGCGGGTCGTGGCCGTTCGCCGTGGGTCTCTGA
- the pyrE gene encoding orotate phosphoribosyltransferase, with protein sequence MTNDELIAALRDAEAVQYGEFELSHGGTSDYYVDKYLFETDPHCLELIAEAFAQRVGDTKLAGVALGGVPLVAVTSVETGNPYVIARKQKKDYGTANLVEGRLDDGEEVVVLEDIATTGQSAADAVEALRDAGATVNRVLVVVDREEGAAENLAEYDVELESLLTATELLDAE encoded by the coding sequence ATGACGAACGACGAACTCATCGCGGCGCTTCGGGACGCGGAGGCGGTCCAGTACGGCGAATTCGAACTCTCTCACGGCGGTACCAGCGACTACTACGTGGACAAGTACCTCTTCGAGACCGACCCCCACTGTCTCGAACTAATCGCGGAAGCGTTCGCACAACGAGTCGGTGACACGAAACTCGCGGGCGTGGCACTCGGCGGCGTCCCCCTCGTGGCCGTCACCAGCGTCGAAACCGGCAACCCCTACGTCATCGCGCGCAAGCAGAAGAAAGACTACGGTACGGCCAACCTCGTGGAGGGCCGACTGGACGACGGCGAGGAAGTCGTCGTCCTCGAAGACATCGCCACGACCGGCCAGAGCGCCGCCGACGCTGTAGAGGCTCTGCGTGACGCTGGCGCGACCGTAAACCGCGTCCTCGTCGTGGTGGACCGCGAGGAGGGTGCGGCCGAGAACCTCGCGGAGTACGACGTGGAACTCGAATCGCTTCTGACCGCGACCGAACTCCTCGACGCCGAGTAG
- a CDS encoding NCS2 family permease — MGIEETSDSRSDSGETGALAEYFGFEEHGTDLRTEIVAGITTFLTMSYIVVVNPAILSNAVQPAGVGPGRTFQMLAVVTLISAAVATLVMALYAKRPFAQAPGLGLNAFFAFTVVGALGVSWQTALAAVFVEGIVFIALTAVGAREYIIRLFPEPVKLAVGAGIGLFLAIIGLEEMRVVAGDTATFLTFNPVFASDPVAVISVVGLFLTLALYARGVTGSIIVGIVLTTVMGYAASAMGYSAFPADKAPPGITLKGPMSLTSTAPITYDAASYNIAPLAGAFVTGLQNVEGFSFALVVFTFFFVDFFDTAGTLTGVSQVAGFLDEDGNLPDIDKPLMADAIGTTVGGALGTSTVTTYIESATGVEEGGRTGMTALVVGLLFLASLAVVPLAVAVPTYASHLVLVVIGVVMLRNVVEIAWDDLTYAVPAGMTILVMPFTFSIAYGIAAGIVSYPIVKLAVGEVEDTRPGHWVLAAMFVLYFFVRTSGLLQGNV; from the coding sequence ATGGGGATTGAAGAAACAAGCGACTCCCGCTCCGACTCGGGCGAGACCGGCGCGCTCGCGGAGTACTTCGGCTTCGAAGAACACGGAACCGACCTCCGGACCGAGATAGTCGCGGGCATCACGACGTTCCTGACGATGAGTTACATCGTCGTGGTCAACCCGGCTATCCTCTCGAACGCCGTCCAACCGGCGGGCGTCGGGCCGGGCCGGACGTTCCAGATGCTCGCCGTCGTGACGCTCATCTCGGCGGCAGTCGCCACGCTAGTCATGGCGCTGTACGCCAAGCGGCCGTTCGCGCAGGCACCCGGTCTCGGACTCAACGCTTTCTTCGCGTTCACCGTCGTCGGCGCGCTCGGGGTCAGTTGGCAGACCGCGCTCGCCGCGGTGTTCGTCGAGGGTATCGTCTTCATCGCGCTCACCGCAGTCGGTGCGCGCGAGTACATCATCCGTCTGTTTCCCGAACCGGTCAAACTCGCCGTCGGTGCCGGTATCGGTCTCTTCCTCGCCATCATCGGATTGGAGGAGATGCGAGTCGTCGCGGGAGACACTGCGACGTTCCTCACGTTCAATCCGGTGTTCGCGTCCGACCCCGTCGCCGTCATCTCGGTCGTCGGTCTCTTCCTGACGCTCGCGCTCTACGCCCGCGGCGTCACCGGGTCCATCATCGTGGGCATCGTCCTGACGACGGTGATGGGCTACGCCGCGAGCGCGATGGGCTACTCGGCGTTCCCCGCGGACAAGGCCCCGCCGGGCATCACGCTCAAGGGTCCGATGTCGCTCACCTCAACTGCGCCCATCACCTACGACGCCGCGAGTTACAACATCGCACCGCTGGCCGGGGCGTTCGTGACCGGTCTCCAGAACGTCGAGGGTTTCTCGTTCGCGCTCGTCGTCTTCACGTTCTTCTTCGTGGACTTCTTCGACACCGCCGGGACGCTGACCGGCGTCTCGCAGGTCGCCGGATTCTTGGACGAGGACGGCAACCTGCCCGACATCGACAAGCCGCTGATGGCCGACGCCATCGGTACCACCGTCGGCGGTGCGCTCGGCACCTCGACGGTCACGACGTACATCGAATCGGCCACCGGCGTCGAAGAGGGCGGTCGGACCGGAATGACCGCGCTCGTGGTCGGACTCCTGTTTCTGGCCTCGCTCGCGGTGGTTCCGCTGGCCGTCGCCGTGCCGACCTACGCCTCGCACCTCGTGTTGGTCGTCATCGGCGTCGTGATGCTCCGGAACGTCGTGGAAATCGCGTGGGACGACCTGACCTACGCGGTGCCCGCCGGGATGACCATCCTCGTCATGCCGTTCACGTTCTCCATCGCGTACGGCATCGCGGCCGGTATCGTCTCCTACCCCATCGTGAAACTCGCGGTGGGCGAAGTCGAGGACACCCGACCCGGCCACTGGGTACTCGCGGCCATGTTCGTCCTCTACTTCTTCGTCCGGACGAGCGGCCTGCTCCAAGGCAACGTCTGA
- a CDS encoding winged helix-turn-helix transcriptional regulator gives MSSIHSEPDTIEERNSGVCPVVEAIEQIGSQWRLVVLHDLHGDDEKRFNELERSTGASSRTLSRVLDDLEEAELVNRRVEDKPIATYYSLTDKSRELCPVFEELESWADSWLDMAADD, from the coding sequence ATGTCGTCCATCCATTCTGAACCTGACACTATCGAGGAACGGAACTCCGGCGTCTGTCCGGTAGTCGAGGCCATCGAGCAAATCGGGTCCCAGTGGCGACTCGTCGTCCTCCACGACCTACACGGCGACGACGAGAAGCGATTCAACGAACTCGAACGTTCGACGGGCGCGAGTTCCCGGACGCTCTCGCGCGTCCTCGACGACTTGGAGGAGGCCGAACTCGTCAACCGGCGCGTCGAGGACAAACCCATCGCCACCTACTACAGTCTGACCGACAAGAGCAGGGAACTCTGCCCCGTCTTCGAGGAACTCGAATCGTGGGCCGACTCGTGGTTGGACATGGCGGCCGACGACTGA
- a CDS encoding ABC transporter permease has protein sequence MATETDGAVDTGTLGAIFGDEQKEKILKYSLYAIAGALLVFLWIPLVVMVVLSFAVNASTFFPFRGFTLAHYTATFADEALMSALWNSVQIATISATIATILGVLASFALARYDFPYKEVYRTFGILPMVIPGVVLGIALLIYFRTLLGVTPGFVTVVLTHSVYGFPFVLLIVTSRLYTFDESLEEAARDLGADPLTVFRDVTLPVVLPAVGAGFLFAWIRSFEDFIRAFFVRGTMDVLTTSMFSMIKYGTAPKMNAISSFIVFVIAVVLAVAMNVGNVTEYVAGTEGDS, from the coding sequence ATGGCGACCGAAACCGACGGAGCGGTCGATACCGGGACGCTCGGCGCTATCTTCGGCGACGAGCAGAAGGAGAAGATTCTGAAGTACAGTCTGTACGCCATCGCGGGCGCACTGCTGGTGTTCCTCTGGATACCGCTGGTCGTGATGGTCGTCCTCTCGTTCGCGGTCAACGCCAGCACGTTCTTCCCGTTCCGCGGGTTCACGCTGGCCCACTACACCGCGACGTTCGCGGACGAGGCGTTGATGTCCGCACTCTGGAACAGCGTCCAGATTGCGACGATTTCGGCGACCATCGCCACGATACTCGGCGTCCTCGCTAGCTTCGCGCTGGCGCGCTACGACTTCCCCTACAAGGAAGTGTACCGCACCTTCGGTATCCTGCCGATGGTGATTCCGGGCGTCGTGTTGGGCATCGCCCTACTCATCTACTTCCGGACGCTCCTCGGCGTGACGCCCGGATTCGTGACGGTGGTGCTGACCCACAGCGTGTACGGATTCCCGTTCGTGTTGCTCATCGTGACCTCGCGGTTGTACACCTTCGACGAGTCGCTGGAGGAGGCGGCCCGCGACTTGGGGGCCGACCCACTTACCGTGTTCCGGGACGTAACGCTTCCCGTCGTGTTGCCAGCGGTGGGTGCCGGATTCCTGTTCGCGTGGATTCGGTCGTTCGAGGACTTCATCCGGGCCTTTTTCGTCCGCGGGACGATGGACGTGCTGACCACCTCGATGTTCTCGATGATTAAGTACGGCACCGCCCCGAAGATGAACGCCATCTCGTCGTTCATCGTCTTCGTCATCGCCGTCGTCCTCGCGGTGGCGATGAACGTCGGCAACGTCACCGAGTACGTGGCCGGGACGGAGGGAGATTCGTGA
- a CDS encoding ABC transporter ATP-binding protein, producing the protein MMEGTKELIELRDVRKEFGDVTAVDGIDLTVRSGEFFSLVGPSGCGKTTTLRMISGFETPTSGTVRLAGYDVAGVPPEERDTNLVFQHLSLFPHMSVGENVGYGLKKSGVGKAERKQKASEYLELVDLGGYEDRNPTELSGGQQQRVALARALVNEPSVVLLDEPLSSLDRKLRKQMQVELRKIHEKTQGAFFYVTHDQEVAMTLSDRMAVMNEGQIEQVGTPEEIYRNPATPFVADFIGDTNLFDGRAHRENGHAVVEVGETGSISFTTDDEVDDGTVTVSVRPEEFYLADGADGHFEGEVVERYFQGDQTNYVVEPDGEGVEEVTVVVQGRDAPVERGEHARFGIEEDAPVVFS; encoded by the coding sequence ATGATGGAAGGTACCAAGGAGCTAATCGAACTCCGAGACGTTCGCAAGGAGTTCGGCGACGTGACGGCCGTGGACGGCATCGACCTGACGGTACGGAGCGGGGAGTTCTTCTCGCTGGTCGGGCCGTCGGGGTGTGGCAAGACCACCACGCTCCGGATGATAAGCGGGTTCGAGACTCCGACTTCGGGGACGGTCAGGCTAGCCGGGTACGACGTGGCGGGCGTCCCGCCGGAGGAACGGGACACCAACCTCGTCTTCCAGCACCTCTCGCTGTTCCCGCACATGTCGGTCGGCGAGAACGTCGGCTACGGTCTCAAGAAGTCAGGAGTCGGCAAGGCCGAGCGGAAGCAGAAGGCGTCGGAGTACCTCGAACTCGTGGACCTCGGCGGGTACGAGGACCGGAACCCGACCGAACTGTCGGGCGGCCAGCAACAGCGGGTCGCGCTCGCTCGCGCACTCGTGAACGAACCCAGCGTGGTGCTACTGGACGAACCGCTATCGAGTCTCGACCGGAAGTTGCGAAAGCAGATGCAGGTCGAGTTGCGGAAAATCCACGAGAAGACCCAAGGCGCGTTCTTCTACGTCACTCACGACCAAGAGGTCGCCATGACCCTCAGCGACCGGATGGCGGTGATGAACGAGGGGCAAATCGAGCAGGTCGGAACGCCCGAGGAGATTTATCGAAATCCCGCGACTCCCTTCGTCGCCGATTTCATCGGCGACACCAACCTGTTCGACGGCCGGGCGCACCGGGAGAACGGCCACGCAGTCGTGGAAGTCGGCGAGACCGGAAGCATCTCGTTCACCACCGACGACGAGGTGGACGACGGCACGGTCACGGTTTCGGTCCGACCCGAGGAGTTCTACCTCGCCGACGGCGCGGACGGCCACTTCGAGGGCGAGGTGGTCGAACGCTACTTCCAAGGCGACCAGACGAACTACGTGGTCGAACCCGACGGCGAGGGCGTCGAAGAAGTGACAGTCGTCGTGCAGGGCCGGGACGCGCCGGTCGAGCGCGGCGAACACGCCCGGTTCGGCATCGAGGAAGACGCGCCGGTCGTGTTCAGTTAA
- a CDS encoding CDP-2,3-bis-(O-geranylgeranyl)-sn-glycerol synthase, with protein MGVFETVAVALWAMLPAYVPNNAAVLAGGGRPIDAGRTWNGRRLLGDGKTWRGTAVGTLAGAALALVLNAVEPTASDLLGVGLPTFPAGVALALPAGAMLGDIAASFLKRRTGRQRGAAFPGVDQLDFVVFALLLAFLADPAWFGDVFTVQVLVVVVVVTPLLHLVTNAIAYALGLKDEPW; from the coding sequence ATGGGTGTCTTCGAGACAGTCGCAGTCGCGCTGTGGGCGATGTTGCCCGCGTACGTCCCGAACAACGCCGCGGTGTTGGCCGGGGGAGGCCGACCCATCGACGCCGGGCGGACGTGGAACGGTCGGCGACTGCTCGGCGACGGCAAGACGTGGCGGGGCACCGCGGTCGGAACCCTCGCGGGCGCGGCGCTGGCGCTGGTCCTGAATGCGGTCGAACCGACGGCTTCGGACCTGCTCGGGGTCGGCCTGCCGACGTTCCCGGCCGGGGTCGCCCTCGCGCTCCCGGCGGGCGCGATGCTCGGCGACATCGCGGCGTCGTTCCTGAAGCGACGGACCGGCCGCCAGCGCGGGGCGGCGTTCCCCGGCGTGGACCAACTCGACTTCGTGGTGTTCGCGCTCCTACTCGCGTTTCTGGCCGACCCCGCGTGGTTCGGCGACGTGTTCACCGTGCAGGTGCTGGTGGTCGTCGTCGTGGTGACGCCGTTGTTGCACCTCGTGACGAACGCCATCGCGTACGCGTTGGGACTGAAAGACGAGCCGTGGTAG
- a CDS encoding ABC transporter permease, protein MSSETGLTIRQRLLRTFSVQSRKLGLTLSPSIVWLLLLLLAPLTFMVTMSFMNVNDAYQIIWEPTLDNYGQLFAGDGPFWETSFFQSLLLSYEIALVTTILSLVLAFPLAYLLARRGGTTFKVVIFLVLLPFFTMYLVRAYSWFLMFGPSGAINSTLIKLGLVSEPVAAFNFGKTAIIVGLTHAYFPYMLLSLYASLDGLDFSLVEAARDLGASRAETLKDVILPLVMPGIISGSLFVFVPSLGAFITPRFLGQGRVLMIGQLIEERINSLYAIDYGSAASMFIVVSIALAFAVAFRYVSIEDLGGV, encoded by the coding sequence ATGTCAAGCGAAACCGGTCTCACGATTCGCCAACGACTGTTGCGCACGTTTAGCGTACAGTCCCGAAAGCTCGGTCTCACTCTCTCCCCGAGCATCGTCTGGCTTCTCCTGCTCTTGCTCGCGCCGCTGACGTTCATGGTGACGATGAGTTTCATGAACGTCAACGACGCCTACCAAATCATCTGGGAACCGACGCTGGACAACTACGGCCAGTTGTTCGCGGGTGACGGCCCGTTCTGGGAAACGTCGTTCTTCCAGTCGCTGTTGCTGTCCTACGAGATTGCGCTCGTGACGACGATACTCAGCCTCGTGCTGGCGTTCCCGCTCGCGTACCTGCTGGCGCGACGCGGCGGCACGACGTTCAAAGTCGTCATCTTCCTCGTGTTGTTGCCGTTCTTCACGATGTACCTCGTGCGGGCCTACTCGTGGTTCCTGATGTTCGGGCCGAGCGGAGCCATCAACAGCACGCTCATAAAACTCGGACTGGTGAGCGAACCCGTCGCGGCGTTCAACTTCGGGAAGACCGCCATCATCGTCGGGTTGACCCACGCCTACTTCCCGTACATGTTGCTGTCGCTGTACGCCAGCCTCGACGGACTCGACTTCTCGCTGGTCGAGGCGGCCCGCGACCTCGGCGCGAGTCGGGCCGAGACGCTGAAAGACGTTATCCTGCCGCTGGTGATGCCGGGCATCATCAGCGGGAGTCTGTTCGTGTTCGTGCCGAGTCTTGGCGCGTTCATCACGCCGCGGTTCCTCGGTCAGGGCCGCGTCCTGATGATTGGACAACTCATCGAGGAGCGAATCAACTCGCTGTACGCCATCGACTACGGGAGCGCGGCGTCGATGTTCATCGTCGTCTCCATCGCGCTGGCGTTCGCGGTGGCGTTCAGGTACGTCAGCATCGAAGACCTCGGAGGTGTCTGA
- a CDS encoding phosphoribosyltransferase family protein gives MNRAEKATLQLQSVAVLRMLKETRTYDELAEVTGLPAGDLNRYVNGHVLPSVERARDIVGGVGRDELADELEARIRVDDEGYVDNSGVVFDQSFLDLVAPVAAEAFDFDRPDVVLTAATDGITLGAAMAGYFDARVAYAKKSKETAVEEFIESRQRLQSGIELTYYLPASAIDAGETVLVVDDLIRSGETQELLLDIVDRAEGVVGGVFALIAAGDEGLDRAKGRTDAPVGALTTFEE, from the coding sequence ATGAACCGTGCAGAGAAGGCGACCCTGCAACTCCAGTCGGTCGCCGTCCTTCGGATGCTGAAGGAGACCCGGACGTACGACGAACTCGCCGAGGTGACTGGACTCCCGGCGGGCGACCTGAACCGCTACGTCAACGGGCACGTCCTGCCGAGCGTCGAACGAGCGAGAGACATCGTGGGCGGCGTCGGCCGCGACGAACTCGCCGACGAACTGGAGGCCCGGATTCGGGTGGACGACGAGGGGTACGTGGACAACTCCGGCGTCGTCTTCGACCAGTCGTTCCTCGACCTCGTGGCACCCGTCGCGGCCGAAGCCTTCGACTTCGACCGACCCGACGTGGTGCTGACTGCGGCCACCGACGGCATCACCCTCGGTGCGGCGATGGCGGGGTACTTCGACGCTCGGGTCGCCTACGCCAAGAAGTCCAAGGAGACCGCAGTCGAGGAGTTCATCGAGTCGCGCCAGCGCCTCCAGTCGGGCATCGAACTCACCTACTACCTACCCGCCTCGGCCATCGACGCCGGAGAGACCGTACTGGTCGTGGACGACCTCATCCGGTCGGGCGAGACTCAAGAGCTACTGCTCGACATCGTGGACCGCGCGGAGGGCGTCGTCGGCGGCGTGTTCGCGCTCATCGCCGCCGGAGACGAGGGTCTGGACCGAGCGAAGGGCCGGACCGACGCCCCGGTCGGCGCGCTGACGACGTTCGAGGAGTGA
- a CDS encoding branched-chain amino acid transaminase — MSFDEMDVDTIWMDGEFVDWDEAQIHVLTHGLHYGSGVFEGVRCYDTENGPAIFRWEEHLDRLYDSCKPYDLEIDHEPEELTEATKRLIREQDLASCYVRPIAFYGYESLGVSPGDCPTKTAIAAWPWGAYLGDEALENGVEVMVSSWRKHASSQIPTNAKTTGLYVNSMLAGEEARRNGYAEAIVLNKEGNVAEGPGENLFMVKDGEIFTPGLSESILDGITRNSVITLAEEMGYEVHDNVSISRGELNTADELFFTGSAAEVTPIRKVDNVEIGNGGRGPVTEEIQSRFFDVVNRRTDEYEEWFEYVGE, encoded by the coding sequence ATGAGCTTCGACGAGATGGACGTGGACACGATTTGGATGGACGGCGAGTTCGTCGATTGGGACGAAGCCCAAATCCACGTTCTCACACACGGCCTGCACTACGGAAGCGGCGTCTTCGAGGGCGTGCGCTGTTACGACACCGAGAACGGACCGGCCATCTTCCGCTGGGAAGAGCATCTGGACCGACTGTACGACTCGTGCAAGCCCTACGACCTCGAAATCGACCACGAACCCGAGGAACTCACCGAGGCGACCAAGCGACTCATCCGCGAACAGGACTTGGCGTCGTGTTACGTCCGACCCATCGCGTTCTACGGCTACGAGAGTCTCGGCGTGAGTCCCGGCGACTGCCCGACGAAGACGGCTATCGCGGCGTGGCCGTGGGGCGCGTACCTCGGCGACGAGGCGCTCGAAAACGGCGTCGAAGTGATGGTGTCGTCGTGGCGCAAGCACGCCTCCAGCCAGATTCCGACCAACGCCAAGACCACCGGCCTGTACGTCAACAGCATGCTCGCGGGCGAGGAGGCGCGTCGGAACGGCTACGCCGAGGCCATCGTCCTGAACAAGGAGGGCAACGTCGCGGAAGGTCCCGGCGAGAACCTCTTCATGGTCAAGGACGGCGAAATCTTCACGCCCGGTCTCTCCGAGAGCATCCTCGACGGAATCACCCGCAACTCGGTCATCACCCTCGCCGAGGAGATGGGCTACGAGGTCCACGACAACGTGAGCATCTCGCGGGGCGAACTCAACACCGCCGACGAGTTGTTCTTCACCGGGTCGGCCGCCGAGGTCACGCCCATCCGGAAGGTGGACAACGTGGAAATCGGAAACGGCGGTCGCGGTCCCGTCACCGAGGAGATTCAGTCGCGGTTCTTCGACGTGGTGAACCGCCGGACCGACGAGTACGAAGAGTGGTTCGAATACGTCGGAGAGTAG
- a CDS encoding proline dehydrogenase family protein — protein MIPPIASKFVAGESSAEAIDHTRQLNDRNVKAILNLLGEHYHERAPADEDAEAYLRMVEDIESADADACISVKPSQVGLDVGTEVFHENVERIADYAADRDVFVWIDMEDHDTTDATLDIYEKLARKHEGGVGVCVQANLKRTDDDLERLADLPGKVRLVKGAYDPPAEVALKEKSAVNAAYERQLEYMFQHFEEGIAVGSHDPEMIAYAKDLHEEYGTDFEIQMLMGVREDAQYDLADEYEVWQYVPYGDKWLSYFYRRAMERKENLLFAARAVLGR, from the coding sequence ATGATACCACCCATCGCCAGCAAATTCGTCGCCGGGGAGTCATCTGCCGAGGCAATCGACCACACCCGGCAGTTGAACGACCGGAACGTGAAGGCCATCCTGAACCTGCTCGGCGAACACTACCACGAACGCGCACCCGCCGACGAGGACGCCGAGGCGTACCTCCGCATGGTCGAGGACATCGAGAGCGCGGACGCCGACGCCTGCATCTCGGTCAAGCCCTCGCAGGTGGGTCTCGACGTGGGAACCGAGGTGTTCCACGAGAACGTCGAACGCATCGCCGACTACGCCGCCGACCGCGACGTGTTCGTCTGGATAGACATGGAGGACCACGACACCACCGACGCGACCCTCGACATCTACGAGAAACTCGCCCGGAAACACGAGGGCGGCGTCGGCGTCTGCGTGCAGGCGAACCTCAAGCGCACCGACGACGACCTCGAACGCCTCGCGGACCTCCCCGGCAAGGTCCGACTCGTGAAGGGCGCGTACGACCCGCCCGCCGAAGTCGCGCTGAAGGAGAAATCGGCGGTCAACGCCGCCTACGAGCGCCAACTCGAATACATGTTCCAGCACTTCGAGGAGGGTATCGCGGTCGGGAGCCACGACCCCGAGATGATTGCCTACGCGAAGGACCTCCACGAGGAGTACGGCACCGACTTCGAGATTCAGATGCTGATGGGCGTCCGCGAGGACGCCCAGTACGACCTCGCCGACGAGTACGAGGTGTGGCAGTACGTCCCCTACGGAGACAAGTGGCTCTCGTACTTCTACCGGCGCGCGATGGAGCGAAAGGAGAACCTGCTGTTCGCGGCCCGCGCGGTTCTCGGTCGGTGA
- a CDS encoding DUF502 domain-containing protein: MSSWKRDAASGLIVLLPILVTLYIVHWLFKQIARIPIPGVADPVYRVALTIVVFTMLVLSVGYMMRTAVGSLVEGAIDGMMNRLPGLRVVYNASKMAAETALSDSTDLQAPVKVQVWSGMRMTAFKTGKTTDDGRELLFLPTAPNITTGFVVEVEPTDFEETDESVEDALTRILSAGFGETSEAGIPIDVQDEKEKQSPPPQ, from the coding sequence ATGTCCTCGTGGAAACGGGATGCGGCCAGCGGCCTCATCGTCCTCCTCCCGATACTCGTCACGCTCTACATCGTCCACTGGCTGTTCAAGCAGATAGCTAGGATTCCGATTCCCGGCGTGGCGGACCCGGTGTACCGAGTCGCCCTGACCATCGTCGTGTTCACCATGCTCGTCCTCAGCGTCGGCTACATGATGCGGACCGCGGTCGGGTCGCTCGTGGAGGGCGCAATCGACGGCATGATGAACCGCCTCCCCGGTCTCCGGGTCGTCTACAACGCCTCGAAGATGGCGGCCGAAACCGCCCTCTCGGACTCGACCGACCTCCAAGCCCCCGTCAAAGTTCAGGTGTGGTCCGGGATGCGGATGACCGCGTTCAAGACGGGCAAGACCACCGACGACGGCCGCGAACTCCTCTTCCTGCCGACCGCGCCGAACATCACCACCGGGTTCGTCGTCGAGGTCGAACCCACCGACTTCGAGGAGACCGACGAGAGCGTCGAGGACGCCCTGACGCGCATCCTCAGCGCCGGATTCGGCGAGACCAGCGAGGCCGGGATTCCAATCGACGTGCAGGACGAGAAGGAGAAACAGTCGCCGCCGCCGCAGTAG
- a CDS encoding ABC transporter substrate-binding protein: protein MSGNGKSGSNEESGRPNRRTFLKATGAAGLAASAGCLGGGGGGGTPTINVYTWEEYADFKDEIESRLDVELKITKGTSSAKMFSAFNSGQDEQYDIVVPNNNYIPKLVQADLVAPMPEDVVSNFGDIYGKFDEFANSQFSKDGDIYGVPIRFGWYGVSYDTREISDPETSYSELWNEKNKGGVVMYDNHFKSMSAAALLLGYTDAFEGSKVSLSEDQIEKVKQKLIEQKSLLQGYIAADPTYIKSLRQGNHTIGLSGRNEIVEMWDNGDDWVDYYVPDEGSLAWFEGAAVSKKSDNKELAWKVINEYISPEIGADLAKVGYSPSCNPNTQEHLSDAENELYGSVDPERLDGFIPFKAVENEDAWVSAWEEVKTA from the coding sequence ATGTCAGGCAATGGCAAATCCGGGTCGAACGAAGAGAGCGGGCGACCGAACAGACGGACGTTTCTGAAAGCGACCGGTGCCGCTGGACTCGCGGCCTCTGCGGGTTGTCTCGGTGGCGGCGGTGGCGGCGGAACGCCGACCATCAACGTCTACACGTGGGAGGAGTACGCCGACTTCAAGGACGAAATCGAGAGCCGACTCGACGTGGAACTCAAGATTACGAAGGGCACGTCGTCGGCCAAGATGTTCTCGGCGTTCAACTCCGGGCAGGACGAGCAGTACGACATCGTGGTTCCCAACAACAACTACATCCCGAAACTGGTTCAGGCCGACCTCGTTGCGCCGATGCCCGAGGACGTGGTGTCGAACTTCGGCGACATATACGGGAAGTTCGACGAGTTCGCCAACTCCCAGTTCTCCAAAGACGGCGACATCTACGGCGTGCCGATTCGGTTCGGGTGGTACGGCGTCTCCTACGACACCCGCGAGATTTCGGACCCCGAGACCAGTTACTCCGAACTCTGGAACGAGAAGAACAAGGGCGGCGTCGTGATGTACGACAACCACTTCAAGTCGATGAGCGCGGCGGCCCTCCTGCTCGGGTACACCGACGCTTTCGAGGGGAGCAAGGTGTCGCTCTCGGAGGACCAAATCGAGAAGGTCAAGCAGAAACTCATTGAACAGAAGTCTCTGCTTCAGGGGTACATCGCCGCGGACCCGACCTACATCAAGTCGCTCCGACAGGGCAACCACACCATCGGCCTGTCGGGTCGCAACGAAATCGTGGAGATGTGGGACAACGGCGACGACTGGGTGGACTACTACGTCCCCGACGAGGGGTCGCTGGCGTGGTTCGAGGGCGCGGCGGTCTCGAAGAAGTCCGACAACAAGGAACTGGCGTGGAAGGTCATCAACGAGTACATCTCGCCGGAAATCGGCGCGGACCTCGCCAAGGTGGGCTACTCGCCGAGTTGCAACCCCAACACGCAGGAACACCTCAGCGACGCCGAGAACGAACTCTACGGCTCTGTCGACCCCGAGCGACTCGACGGGTTCATCCCGTTCAAGGCAGTCGAGAACGAGGACGCGTGGGTCTCGGCGTGGGAAGAGGTCAAGACGGCGTAA